One Polaribacter sp. KT25b DNA segment encodes these proteins:
- a CDS encoding DUF6146 family protein produces the protein MKLLKQTLFLFVTAIFFWACGSSNINNKTKEKEKPVVIANDSLEYEVIIIDPGFTFFLNSRAQPEGFYSQNYLEARNRVWVLEWNNRARNPRLFNPNIYENIVDYQSTIDYGYEVNYKLFNYFLFAQQKYKMNLGGNFRTNRIN, from the coding sequence ATGAAACTCTTAAAACAAACACTTTTTCTATTTGTTACTGCAATCTTTTTTTGGGCTTGTGGTTCATCAAATATTAATAACAAAACTAAAGAAAAAGAAAAGCCTGTTGTTATTGCAAATGATAGTTTAGAGTATGAAGTAATAATTATTGATCCAGGATTTACATTTTTTTTAAATTCTAGGGCGCAACCAGAAGGTTTTTATTCTCAAAATTATTTAGAAGCTAGAAATAGAGTTTGGGTTTTAGAATGGAATAACAGAGCCAGAAATCCAAGACTATTTAACCCTAATATTTATGAGAATATTGTTGATTATCAATCTACAATAGATTATGGTTATGAAGTAAATTATAAACTTTTTAATTACTTTTTGTTTGCACAACAAAAATATAAAATGAATTTAGGTGGTAATTTTAGAACCAATAGGATTAATTAA
- a CDS encoding electron transfer flavoprotein subunit beta/FixA family protein: MKILVCISHVPDTTSKINFTDNDTKFDTNGVQFVINPYDEFSLTRAMWFKEKQGATVTVVNVGNSTTEPTLRKALAIGADDAIRVNIEPTDGLAVAKQLAEVVKNGGYDLVLAGRESIDYNGGMVPGMLAALLDYNFVNGCIGIEVEGESVKLSREIDGGTEDLSTFLPLVVAGQKGIVEEKDLRIPNMRGIMMARKKPLNVVEPVDAESATSIVSFEKPAAKGAVKLVDADNIDELISLLHNEAKVI; this comes from the coding sequence ATGAAAATATTAGTTTGTATTAGTCACGTTCCAGATACTACTTCAAAAATTAATTTTACAGATAACGATACTAAGTTTGATACAAATGGAGTTCAGTTTGTAATTAATCCTTATGACGAATTTAGCCTTACAAGAGCAATGTGGTTTAAAGAAAAACAAGGAGCAACTGTAACTGTTGTTAATGTTGGTAACTCTACTACAGAACCTACTTTACGTAAAGCTTTAGCAATAGGAGCAGATGACGCAATTCGTGTAAATATAGAGCCTACAGATGGTTTAGCTGTTGCTAAACAATTAGCAGAAGTTGTAAAAAACGGAGGTTATGATTTAGTTTTAGCAGGTAGAGAATCTATAGATTATAATGGAGGTATGGTTCCTGGAATGTTAGCAGCTTTATTAGATTACAACTTTGTAAATGGTTGTATAGGTATTGAAGTTGAAGGGGAATCAGTTAAATTATCTAGAGAAATTGATGGAGGAACAGAAGATTTAAGTACTTTTTTGCCATTAGTTGTTGCTGGACAAAAAGGTATTGTAGAAGAAAAAGATTTACGCATACCAAATATGCGTGGAATTATGATGGCTCGTAAAAAACCTTTAAATGTGGTAGAACCTGTTGATGCAGAAAGTGCAACATCAATTGTATCATTTGAAAAACCAGCAGCTAAAGGAGCTGTAAAATTAGTAGATGCAGATAATATAGATGAGTTAATTAGCTTATTACATAACGAAGCTAAAGTAATTTAA
- a CDS encoding bifunctional nuclease family protein, whose protein sequence is MSLILLTIKGISYSQTQSGAYALVLSEIEGTRTLPIIIGAFEAQSIAIALETEIRPPRPLTHDLFKTFADTFDIHIKEIIIHKLVDGVFFSSLICERDGKEEVIDTRTSDAIAIAVRFNAPIYTYENILDKAGIYLKVDEEMDFENKDESTEISIEFEKAPEKDKNSFSSLTLKELNNQLNDAVTDENYELAAKIRDEISNRS, encoded by the coding sequence ATGAGTTTAATACTACTTACCATAAAAGGAATTTCTTACAGTCAAACTCAAAGTGGTGCTTATGCATTAGTTTTGAGTGAAATTGAAGGAACAAGAACCTTACCTATCATTATTGGAGCTTTTGAAGCACAATCTATAGCAATAGCTTTAGAAACAGAAATTAGACCTCCTAGACCATTAACACACGATTTATTTAAAACATTCGCAGATACTTTTGATATCCATATTAAAGAAATAATTATTCATAAATTAGTAGATGGCGTTTTCTTTTCTAGCTTAATTTGTGAAAGAGACGGTAAAGAAGAGGTAATAGATACCAGAACTTCTGATGCTATTGCTATTGCCGTTCGTTTTAATGCGCCAATTTATACGTATGAAAATATTTTAGATAAAGCGGGTATTTATTTAAAAGTGGACGAAGAAATGGATTTTGAAAATAAAGATGAGTCCACAGAAATTTCTATAGAATTTGAGAAAGCGCCAGAAAAGGATAAAAATAGTTTTTCTAGCTTAACTTTAAAAGAATTAAATAATCAATTAAATGATGCAGTTACAGATGAAAATTATGAGCTTGCTGCAAAAATTAGAGACGAAATTAGCAATCGTTCTTAA
- a CDS encoding NupC/NupG family nucleoside CNT transporter, translating to MKKLFIFLFSIVSLTLYSQEIEQNWSFSSIKKNDGKELIKTDSTDIFNLKNGKFIYSLKGNDNLQASGNYIHQNNLLIFNFKEPKDTVRYFNIVSFDKASLVLSENDVIYNLSSKTEANIEITQDDAVLIADDIATSEEKEDIILPSKGFSIDTLWRGMIGMLSLIIIAFLFSSNKKAIEWKTVLLGIVFQLLIAIGVLKVGFIQKTFEWVGGLFVSVLDYTRAGSKFLFEGLVVDMDKFGFIFAFQVLPTIIFFSALTSLLFYLGLIQKVVKVLALLLTKVLKISGAESLSVAGNIFLGQTEAPLLIKAYLEKMNKSEMLLVMIGGMATVAGAVLAAYIGFLGGDDPVLRLQFAKHLLAASVMAAPGAIVISKILYPQTEEINTDVSVSQEKIGSNILDAIANGTTEGLRLAVNVGAMLLVFVAFIAMVNGILGWVGEITTLNTWMAANTSYTSFSLEAILGYIFAPLMWLIGVPAVDMALMGQLLGIKLAASEFIGYIQLAELKDVTNGIHLTYEKSIIMATYMLCGFANFASIGIQIGGIGSLAPGQRKTLSEFGMKALIGGTIASLMSATIAGMIIG from the coding sequence ATGAAAAAACTTTTTATATTTCTATTTTCAATAGTTTCATTGACTTTATATTCTCAAGAAATTGAACAAAATTGGAGCTTTTCATCCATCAAAAAAAATGATGGAAAAGAATTAATTAAAACAGATTCTACAGATATTTTTAATCTAAAGAATGGAAAATTTATCTACTCTTTAAAAGGAAATGATAATTTACAAGCTTCAGGAAACTATATTCATCAGAATAATTTATTAATTTTTAACTTTAAAGAACCTAAAGATACTGTTAGATATTTTAATATTGTTTCTTTTGATAAGGCTAGTTTAGTGCTTTCTGAAAATGATGTAATCTATAATTTATCTTCTAAAACTGAAGCAAACATAGAAATTACTCAAGATGATGCAGTTTTAATTGCTGATGATATTGCAACATCCGAAGAAAAAGAGGATATAATTTTACCAAGTAAAGGGTTTTCTATTGATACTTTGTGGCGTGGTATGATAGGAATGCTTTCTTTAATAATAATTGCATTTCTATTTAGTTCAAACAAAAAAGCAATAGAATGGAAAACTGTTCTTTTGGGAATTGTATTTCAACTATTAATAGCTATTGGAGTTTTAAAAGTTGGTTTTATCCAAAAAACTTTTGAGTGGGTAGGTGGTTTGTTTGTAAGTGTTTTAGATTATACGAGGGCAGGAAGTAAATTCTTGTTTGAAGGCTTAGTGGTCGATATGGATAAATTTGGATTCATTTTTGCATTTCAAGTTTTACCAACAATTATTTTCTTCTCAGCTTTAACGTCTTTATTATTTTATTTAGGTTTAATTCAAAAAGTTGTAAAAGTATTAGCATTGTTATTAACCAAAGTTTTAAAAATTTCTGGAGCGGAAAGTTTATCTGTTGCAGGTAATATTTTCTTAGGACAAACAGAAGCGCCTTTATTAATTAAAGCATATTTAGAAAAGATGAATAAATCTGAAATGCTTTTGGTGATGATTGGTGGAATGGCAACAGTTGCTGGAGCAGTTTTAGCAGCATATATTGGTTTTCTTGGTGGTGATGATCCTGTTTTAAGGTTACAATTTGCTAAACATTTGCTAGCAGCTTCTGTAATGGCAGCTCCTGGAGCAATTGTAATTTCAAAAATTTTATATCCTCAAACAGAAGAAATAAATACAGACGTTAGTGTTTCTCAAGAAAAAATTGGATCAAATATTTTAGATGCAATTGCAAACGGAACAACAGAAGGTTTACGTTTGGCAGTAAATGTTGGTGCTATGTTATTAGTGTTTGTAGCTTTTATTGCGATGGTAAATGGAATTCTAGGTTGGGTAGGAGAAATTACTACTTTAAATACTTGGATGGCTGCAAATACTTCGTATACTAGTTTTTCTTTAGAAGCAATTTTAGGATATATTTTTGCACCTTTAATGTGGTTAATTGGTGTTCCTGCTGTTGATATGGCTTTAATGGGACAATTATTAGGTATTAAATTAGCAGCAAGCGAGTTTATAGGTTATATACAATTAGCAGAGCTTAAAGATGTAACAAACGGAATTCATTTAACGTATGAAAAATCAATTATAATGGCTACTTATATGTTATGCGGATTTGCAAATTTTGCATCTATAGGAATTCAAATTGGTGGAATTGGTTCTTTAGCTCCTGGGCAAAGAAAAACATTATCAGAATTTGGAATGAAAGCACTTATTGGAGGAACAATAGCTTCTTTAATGTCTGCAACTATTGCTGGGATGATTATTGGTTAG
- a CDS encoding dihydrofolate reductase → MITIIAAIAKNNALGKDNDLIWHLPADLKRFKKVTTGHHILMGRNTFESIGKPLPNRTTIIVTRNKNYFKDGCLIANSLEDAIELAKNDAEIYVIGGAEIYKYAIENNLVDALDITLVHHEFEADAFFPEIDTKIWKEVSREDFKADKKNNFDYSFVSYRKIN, encoded by the coding sequence ATGATTACAATAATTGCAGCAATCGCAAAAAATAATGCTTTAGGTAAAGACAATGATTTAATTTGGCATTTACCTGCAGATTTAAAGCGTTTTAAAAAAGTTACTACAGGTCATCATATTTTAATGGGTAGAAATACTTTTGAATCTATTGGTAAACCTTTGCCAAATAGAACAACTATTATTGTTACCAGAAATAAAAATTATTTTAAAGATGGATGTTTAATAGCTAATAGTTTAGAAGATGCAATTGAATTAGCGAAAAATGATGCTGAAATTTATGTAATTGGTGGTGCAGAAATTTATAAATATGCAATCGAAAATAATTTGGTAGATGCTTTAGACATAACTTTAGTGCATCATGAGTTTGAAGCGGATGCTTTTTTTCCAGAAATAGATACCAAAATTTGGAAAGAAGTGTCTAGGGAAGATTTTAAAGCAGATAAAAAAAATAATTTTGATTATAGTTTTGTAAGTTATAGAAAAATTAATTAA
- a CDS encoding isoamylase early set domain-containing protein, with translation MAIKKQFLKSKPVCKVTFSLAPEEAKNVAVVGSFNEWNEKATPLKKLKNGTFKGTVDLESGNSYEFRYLVDGEYVNEQEADGVVWSDFAGADNSLLSL, from the coding sequence ATGGCAATTAAAAAACAATTTTTGAAAAGCAAACCAGTTTGTAAAGTAACATTTTCTTTAGCTCCAGAAGAGGCTAAAAATGTTGCAGTAGTAGGAAGCTTTAATGAATGGAATGAAAAAGCAACACCTCTTAAAAAATTAAAAAATGGAACTTTTAAAGGAACTGTTGATTTAGAATCTGGAAATTCTTATGAATTTAGATATTTAGTTGATGGAGAATATGTAAATGAGCAAGAAGCAGACGGAGTAGTTTGGAGCGATTTTGCCGGTGCAGATAACAGTCTATTAAGTTTATAA
- a CDS encoding electron transfer flavoprotein subunit alpha/FixB family protein: protein MSVLVFADSAEGKFKKSAFEVVSYGKKVAEQLESNLVVLTINAQKNEDLYAYGAEKVVSVSNDSLAVFNAKAYSSIIKQVADAQNSSVVILDSSIDGLFIAPMLAVTLNAGYASNVVALPSSTSPFTVKRKAFSSKAFSNTVISSDKKVIGVAKNAYGIHENLVTGTIESFDASISDADLKVKSEKIEKVSGKVTIADADIVVSAGRGLKGPENWGIIEELADVLGAATACSKPVSDLGWRPHGEHVGQTGKPVASNLYIAIGISGAIQHLAGINASKVKVVINTDPEAPFFKAADYGIVGDAFEVVPKLIEKLKAFKQA, encoded by the coding sequence ATGTCAGTTTTAGTCTTTGCAGATTCAGCAGAAGGGAAATTCAAAAAGAGCGCTTTTGAAGTAGTTTCTTATGGAAAAAAAGTTGCTGAACAATTAGAAAGTAATTTAGTTGTTTTAACAATTAATGCTCAGAAAAATGAAGATTTATACGCTTACGGAGCAGAAAAAGTAGTTTCAGTTTCTAACGATTCTTTAGCGGTTTTTAATGCCAAAGCATATTCATCAATAATAAAACAAGTTGCAGACGCACAAAATTCATCCGTAGTAATTTTAGATTCTAGTATTGATGGTTTATTTATTGCTCCAATGTTAGCAGTTACTTTAAATGCAGGTTATGCTTCTAATGTTGTTGCATTGCCAAGTAGTACAAGCCCTTTTACTGTAAAAAGAAAAGCGTTTTCTAGTAAAGCATTTTCAAATACTGTAATTTCTTCGGATAAAAAAGTAATTGGCGTTGCTAAAAATGCATACGGAATTCACGAAAATCTTGTAACTGGAACAATAGAAAGTTTTGATGCTTCAATTTCTGATGCAGATTTAAAAGTGAAATCAGAAAAAATTGAAAAAGTTTCTGGTAAAGTAACCATTGCAGATGCAGATATTGTTGTTTCTGCAGGTAGAGGTTTAAAAGGCCCAGAAAATTGGGGAATTATTGAGGAGTTGGCAGATGTTTTAGGCGCTGCAACTGCTTGTTCTAAACCAGTTTCAGATTTAGGTTGGCGTCCTCATGGCGAGCATGTTGGGCAAACAGGAAAACCAGTTGCTTCAAATTTGTATATTGCTATCGGAATTTCTGGAGCAATTCAACATTTAGCAGGAATTAATGCATCAAAAGTAAAGGTAGTTATTAATACAGATCCAGAAGCGCCTTTCTTTAAAGCTGCAGATTATGGTATTGTTGGTGATGCTTTTGAGGTGGTTCCAAAATTAATAGAGAAGCTAAAAGCTTTTAAGCAAGCTTAA
- a CDS encoding thymidylate synthase has product MKQYHDLVKHVLENGNVKGDRTGTGTKSVFGYQMRFDLSEGFPMVTTKKLHLKSIIYELLWFIKGDTNIKYLQENGVKIWNSWADENGDLGPVYGHQWRNWNSDEVDQIKEVIDTLKTNPNSRRMLVSAWNPSVLPDTSVSFSENVANNKAALPPCHAFFQFYVSDGKLSCQLYQRSADIFLGVPFNIASYALFTMMIAQVCGYEVGDFIHTFGDAHIYNNHQEQLELQLSRDLRALPKMKINPAIKDIEDFKFEDFELLNYNPHPHIKGAVAV; this is encoded by the coding sequence ATGAAGCAATATCACGATTTAGTAAAACACGTTTTAGAAAACGGAAATGTAAAAGGAGATAGAACAGGAACAGGTACAAAAAGTGTTTTTGGATATCAAATGCGTTTCGATTTAAGTGAAGGTTTCCCAATGGTAACTACTAAAAAGTTACATTTAAAATCAATAATTTACGAATTGCTTTGGTTTATAAAAGGGGATACAAATATTAAATATTTACAAGAAAATGGTGTAAAAATCTGGAATTCTTGGGCTGATGAAAATGGAGATTTAGGACCAGTTTACGGGCATCAATGGCGTAACTGGAATAGTGATGAAGTAGATCAAATAAAAGAAGTAATTGATACTTTAAAGACAAATCCTAATTCTAGAAGAATGTTGGTCTCTGCATGGAATCCATCAGTTTTGCCAGATACAAGTGTTTCTTTTTCAGAAAATGTAGCAAATAATAAGGCAGCTTTGCCTCCTTGTCATGCATTTTTTCAGTTTTATGTTTCTGATGGAAAGCTATCTTGTCAGTTGTATCAAAGAAGTGCAGATATATTTTTAGGAGTCCCTTTTAATATTGCTTCTTATGCTTTATTTACAATGATGATTGCACAAGTTTGTGGTTATGAAGTAGGTGATTTTATACACACTTTTGGTGATGCGCATATTTATAATAATCATCAAGAACAATTAGAATTACAATTGTCTAGAGATTTAAGAGCGCTACCAAAAATGAAAATAAATCCAGCAATAAAAGATATCGAAGATTTTAAATTCGAAGATTTTGAGCTGTTAAATTATAATCCGCATCCTCATATAAAAGGAGCAGTTGCTGTATAA
- a CDS encoding DUF5686 family protein has translation MKIKFPLIFILFFSISLFSQTKVSGIIIDQNNEPIPYCSIQFKNSTEGVVANEDGKFYIESDKTWNEIEIASIGYKTLLFKLEKKVSYNLKFVLEEQQESLNSIYIVTGKQPKKNNPAIDLLRKIWAQKRKNGLSHFKQYKYKKYQKIEFDLNTIDEELKSKKIFNGLEFIFKDIDTSNLTGKTYLPVFLNETLSEVYGDNIKQKKKEIIIANQNTGFKNNQELTDYIENLYPDYNIYDNYLNFFNKSFVSPLSKTGINNYNYVLADSAFIGKKWCYNIIYYPRRSNELTFKGNFWVNDSTFAVKEINMQVPKNANINWVKDIYIEQEFNLLNDSIFVLERDYFLSDFALNKKEKSKGVYGKRTTIYKNYEFNKPVTQEKFYEKRNYTAFSDTIYNRSKEYWNTNRLEDLNEDEKAVYKLLDTLKTVKKFKNLSKTVATLSSGYFEIDKLNLDYGPIFSTFGFNDVEGLRVRVGGRTFKTINDLFRLEAYTAYGFKDEEFKYGYQAKWLINKKNRFILSGGNRKDIEQIGASLTASTDVLGRSNGSSSLISTGTNDKLTDINLTNFTAEIEPFSNFELKLAANYKTLSSASETFSLDYNDPESSNGISSKINQFESLFSVGYYPKRKLTGFGVKREISNYYYTKYFMQVTKGFKGFLDSDFDYTKVQFSFYNLWKIGALGRLTTSLETGKTFGEVPLALLHIAPGNQTYFIFDNTFNLLDFYEFTTDTYTSLHLEHNFNGRIFSRIPLLRKTKLRTIIGFKAFWGQLSEENRELSTTGNSAEIPLIAPSSKPYYEYSVGVGNIFKILRVDLNYRGNYLENANARKFGITAGLRFSF, from the coding sequence ATGAAAATCAAATTTCCCCTAATTTTTATATTATTTTTTTCTATCTCTTTGTTTTCTCAAACTAAAGTTAGCGGAATTATAATTGATCAAAACAATGAACCAATTCCTTATTGTAGTATTCAATTTAAAAACTCTACTGAAGGTGTTGTTGCTAATGAAGATGGTAAATTTTATATAGAATCTGATAAAACATGGAATGAAATAGAAATTGCATCTATAGGTTATAAAACCTTACTATTTAAATTAGAAAAAAAGGTTAGTTATAACCTTAAATTTGTTTTAGAAGAACAACAAGAATCTTTAAACTCAATATATATTGTAACGGGTAAACAACCTAAAAAAAACAACCCTGCAATTGATCTTCTTAGAAAAATTTGGGCACAGAAACGTAAAAATGGGCTAAGTCATTTTAAGCAATATAAATATAAAAAGTATCAAAAAATAGAATTTGATTTAAATACAATAGATGAAGAGTTAAAAAGCAAAAAAATATTTAATGGATTAGAATTTATTTTTAAAGATATTGATACTTCTAATTTAACAGGTAAAACATATTTACCTGTTTTCTTAAACGAAACGCTTTCTGAAGTGTATGGAGATAACATCAAACAAAAAAAGAAAGAAATTATAATTGCCAACCAAAATACAGGTTTTAAAAATAATCAAGAATTAACAGATTATATAGAAAACCTTTATCCAGATTATAACATTTACGACAATTACTTAAACTTTTTTAATAAAAGTTTTGTGAGTCCGTTATCAAAAACAGGAATAAATAATTATAATTATGTTTTGGCAGATAGTGCTTTTATTGGTAAAAAATGGTGTTATAACATTATTTACTACCCAAGAAGAAGTAACGAATTAACTTTTAAAGGTAATTTCTGGGTAAATGACAGCACTTTTGCGGTAAAGGAAATAAATATGCAAGTTCCTAAAAACGCAAATATTAACTGGGTAAAAGACATTTATATTGAACAAGAATTTAATTTATTAAACGATTCTATTTTTGTTTTAGAAAGAGATTATTTTTTATCTGATTTTGCTTTAAATAAAAAAGAAAAATCTAAAGGAGTTTATGGTAAAAGAACAACTATTTATAAAAATTATGAATTTAATAAACCTGTAACTCAAGAAAAATTTTACGAGAAAAGAAATTACACGGCTTTTTCTGATACAATTTATAACAGATCTAAAGAATATTGGAACACAAATAGATTAGAAGACTTAAATGAAGATGAAAAAGCTGTCTACAAATTATTAGACACCCTCAAAACCGTTAAAAAATTTAAAAATTTATCTAAAACAGTAGCTACACTTTCTTCTGGTTATTTTGAGATTGATAAATTAAATTTAGATTATGGTCCTATTTTTTCAACTTTTGGTTTTAATGATGTAGAAGGGTTAAGAGTGCGTGTTGGTGGTAGAACATTTAAAACTATTAACGACTTATTTAGATTAGAAGCTTATACAGCTTATGGTTTTAAAGACGAAGAATTTAAATATGGATATCAAGCAAAATGGTTAATCAATAAAAAAAACAGATTCATTTTATCTGGTGGTAACCGAAAGGATATTGAGCAAATAGGAGCTTCGCTTACAGCTTCTACAGATGTTTTAGGTAGAAGCAATGGTTCGTCTTCTTTAATTAGTACTGGCACAAACGATAAACTTACAGACATCAATTTAACAAACTTTACTGCAGAAATAGAACCTTTTTCAAATTTCGAACTAAAACTTGCTGCTAATTATAAAACCTTAAGTTCTGCTTCTGAAACCTTTAGTTTAGATTATAATGATCCAGAATCATCAAACGGAATTTCTTCTAAAATTAACCAGTTTGAATCATTATTTTCTGTTGGATATTATCCTAAAAGAAAATTGACTGGTTTTGGTGTTAAACGAGAAATATCTAATTATTACTACACAAAATATTTTATGCAAGTAACAAAAGGTTTTAAAGGTTTTTTAGATAGTGATTTTGATTATACAAAAGTGCAATTTTCATTTTATAATTTATGGAAAATTGGCGCTTTAGGTAGATTAACAACTTCTTTAGAAACAGGTAAAACTTTTGGCGAAGTCCCGCTAGCATTATTACATATTGCACCAGGAAATCAAACCTATTTTATCTTTGACAACACATTTAATTTATTAGATTTTTATGAGTTTACAACAGACACTTATACTTCTTTGCATTTAGAGCATAATTTTAACGGTAGAATATTTTCTAGAATTCCTCTATTAAGAAAAACTAAATTAAGAACTATTATTGGTTTTAAAGCTTTTTGGGGACAATTATCCGAAGAAAACAGAGAATTAAGTACTACAGGAAATAGTGCAGAAATACCACTTATTGCACCATCGTCTAAACCTTATTACGAGTATAGTGTAGGTGTTGGAAATATCTTTAAAATACTTAGAGTCGATTTAAATTATAGAGGAAACTATTTAGAGAACGCAAATGCACGAAAATTTGGTATAACAGCTGGCTTAAGATTTAGTTTTTAA
- a CDS encoding polysaccharide lyase family 7 protein, translated as MKNKFLYCFFVLNILFTPFCISQENECVNCDVLPGQLDNFKAALTDSKVHYYTNGGTTKLDLKKAEEVCDVNYFTTCNNLLVLISTGKKNDRTEIRQDKNLSLNQYSAMDFSAIYENVPSSNSKKGVTIGQIHNDTKGVKRPLLRVEIAGGNEVRVIVTSSYLKGEGKTENNFFTSFKEKDQLDCKIEINEADNNVTVIIKNNTTGKSEQKSYNVSKLWQEMDGEFYFKAGAYTQVDGPKTKVSYSKFQFLY; from the coding sequence ATGAAAAACAAATTTTTATATTGTTTTTTTGTCTTAAATATTTTATTTACACCTTTTTGTATTTCACAAGAAAATGAATGTGTAAACTGTGATGTATTACCAGGTCAATTAGATAATTTTAAAGCAGCGTTAACAGATTCTAAAGTGCATTATTATACTAATGGAGGAACAACAAAATTAGATTTAAAAAAGGCAGAAGAAGTTTGTGATGTTAACTATTTTACTACTTGTAATAATTTATTGGTATTAATTTCTACAGGAAAAAAGAATGATAGAACAGAAATAAGACAAGATAAAAACCTAAGCTTAAATCAATACAGTGCTATGGATTTTTCTGCTATTTATGAAAACGTACCTTCATCAAACTCAAAAAAAGGAGTTACAATTGGGCAAATTCATAATGATACAAAAGGAGTTAAAAGACCCTTGTTAAGAGTAGAAATTGCTGGCGGAAATGAAGTTAGAGTTATCGTTACTAGCAGCTATCTTAAAGGAGAAGGTAAAACTGAAAATAATTTTTTTACTTCTTTTAAAGAAAAAGATCAACTAGATTGTAAAATAGAAATTAATGAAGCTGATAACAATGTTACTGTAATTATAAAGAATAATACAACTGGTAAAAGTGAACAAAAATCTTATAATGTAAGTAAGTTGTGGCAAGAAATGGATGGCGAATTCTATTTTAAAGCTGGTGCTTACACTCAGGTTGATGGACCAAAAACCAAAGTAAGTTATAGTAAGTTTCAATTTCTATATTAA
- a CDS encoding pyruvate dehydrogenase complex E1 component subunit beta — MKTVQFREAICEAMSEEMRRDESIYLMGEEVAEYNGAYKASKGMLDEFGEKRVIDTPIAELGFAGIAIGSAMNGNRPIVEYMTFNFSLVGIDQIINNAAKIRQMSGGQFNCPIVFRGPTGSAGQLGATHSQAFENWFANTPGLKVIVPSNPYDAKGLLKAAIRDDDPVIFMESEQMYGDKMEIPEGEYIIPIGVAETKREGTDVTLVSFGKIIKEAYIAAEELAKENISVEVIDLRTVRPMDHAAIIKSVKKTNRLVVLEEAWPFGSVATEITYRIQEEAFDFLDAPVKRITTADTPAPYSPVLLENWIPNSKDVIKAVKEVMYVK; from the coding sequence ATGAAAACAGTTCAATTCAGAGAGGCTATTTGCGAAGCAATGAGCGAAGAAATGCGTAGAGACGAAAGCATTTATTTAATGGGTGAAGAAGTTGCCGAATACAATGGTGCTTACAAAGCTAGTAAAGGAATGTTAGATGAGTTTGGTGAAAAAAGGGTAATTGACACTCCTATTGCCGAGCTAGGTTTTGCAGGTATTGCAATTGGTTCTGCTATGAATGGTAATAGACCTATTGTAGAATACATGACTTTTAACTTCTCTTTAGTTGGTATTGATCAAATTATAAATAACGCTGCCAAAATTAGACAAATGTCTGGTGGTCAATTTAATTGCCCTATTGTTTTTAGAGGACCAACAGGTTCTGCAGGTCAATTAGGTGCAACTCATTCACAAGCTTTTGAAAACTGGTTTGCAAATACACCAGGTTTAAAAGTTATAGTACCATCTAATCCTTATGATGCAAAAGGTTTATTAAAAGCTGCTATTAGAGATGATGATCCTGTCATTTTTATGGAATCTGAGCAAATGTATGGTGATAAAATGGAAATTCCAGAAGGAGAATATATTATTCCTATTGGAGTTGCAGAAACTAAAAGAGAAGGTACAGATGTTACTTTAGTATCTTTTGGAAAAATTATTAAAGAAGCATATATAGCGGCAGAGGAATTAGCTAAAGAAAATATTTCTGTAGAAGTTATCGATTTAAGAACTGTAAGACCTATGGATCATGCAGCAATTATTAAATCTGTAAAGAAAACAAATAGATTAGTAGTTTTAGAAGAAGCATGGCCTTTTGGAAGTGTTGCTACTGAAATTACTTACAGAATTCAAGAAGAAGCATTCGACTTTTTAGATGCTCCTGTTAAAAGAATTACAACTGCAGATACTCCTGCACCATATTCTCCTGTTTTATTAGAAAACTGGATTCCTAATTCTAAAGATGTAATTAAGGCGGTTAAAGAAGTGATGTATGTAAAGTAG